The Chitinophagales bacterium DNA window GAAAGTGGTGTGCGGTGCAAGCCAATGAAGAATAACAAAACCAATAGCGCAACCACACCACCCAAAATGGCAAAAGAAGGGAGTGAACTAAATGAAAAACCGAATAGCTCTGGTTTGGGGATGCCGGTAATTCCAAAAGGACCATTGGTAATGCTTGTCCAATTGTAGAGTACGGCAAAAACTATTATCTGCCATGCCAGGGTAGCCAGGGCAAAAAACAAATCCCTAAGCTTAATGGAAAACCAAACTACTGGCAAACAAGCAACGAGATTGAAAACTATTGCACCTAATAATGCCATAGAAAAAGAAACACCTGATTTTGTTAGCAATAAGGCTGCGGCATAAGCACCTATGCCGTAAAAGGCTGCCTGTGTTAAAGATAATAATCCTGAGTAGCCAGCCAGCAAGTTCATGGCCAGGGCAAGAATGAGGTATATCTCAACCATGATCAGTATGTGCAAAAGGTAATTCATTTTTCCTCCACCCGCATTTTAAATGAAACAATACCTTCTGTTCGCCATAGAATTACCAAAATCAAAAGTAGGAAGGTCATACCTTCTTTCCACTGAGCAGAAATAAACCATTCCGTAGCGGTTTGTAAAAACGCTATTAATAGTGAAGCTAGAACGGTTCCTTTTACTGAACCTTTACCACCAATTATCACGGCCACCGCTGCACTTAAGGTAATGGTCATTCCGCGGTGAGGATCCATCCCTGTGTCAAATAAATGCAGGATTGCAGCAATACCTGCTAAAATACTTCCGATAGCCATTGTCCAAATCCGAATTGCTTTTGTATTTACTCCCAAAACCGATGCAACTGTTTCCTCACTGATCATGGCTCTAACTTTTAAAAACCATTTCGTTTTGGTGAAAAGGAGAATACTTCCAATAAGAATCACCGAAACGATTAGCTGCACCAACTGGATCGGAACAATGGTTAGTCCCACCAAGGAAAAACTGCTGCCTAGATGGGGATCAACGAATTTGGTTTCGTTTCCATAAAGCAAGGCAATGAGATTGATAAGGAATATGTAAATGCCCACCGAACTAATCAAAGAAATAGCCTGGCTGGCTTTCTTCTTGGACAAAGGTTGGTAGATCAATTTCTCAATCAACACAGCAATTAATGCTATAACAATCAGGCTTCCTGTTAAAGCAAGTACTACAGTTACTGTGTTGCTTACATTGAACATCTCCATAAATTGCAGCAAGGCATAAGCTCCAATCACATACAAAGCACCATGCGCCAAATGAAATACTTTGGTAGTGTTGAATATCAAGTTGAATCCAACAGCTACTAAAGCCAGCAGAAAGCCGGTGACTATGGTATTAAATAATAGTTGTCCGTACATCAGGTGCGAAGATTAAAAAGGCATAGTTTTCTGGAGTTTTCTGAAAAAAGAAGCTTAGAACATCTCTTTATTTTCTGACAAAAAAAGCAAAGTTTCTTTGTTTTTGAATAACAATCTACACCAAAAATATTCATGTAATAATCTCATATCTGTTATTGAACTTGCTTTCATTTGTGATGATTAACAACTATTAAATTTGGGTTTAAGTAAAATATTTTACCTTAGCATAAGCAAAGAGTTAATACTTTTTTAAAAACAGAAAATAAAATGCAGCATATCCGGTTTTTAAAGTGTGATTATAGTAACTTTTCACTTTTAATTTAATCAACCATTACATATGTTTGGATTCCCGAATGTTGATAGAAGTGAGATTAATCATTACAGTAGTAATTACCTGAAATCTGTTGTTTTCCAAATTAAGTATGAAACTACAGATTCAATTATAAAAAACAAAGATACTTTAACAGATCAGTTTAGCGAATTATTACCTAGAATAAAAAATAGCGTACAAAAAGGATTTGAAATTGCTTTCAAATCTGATCAAACCCCTATCTTACAACCTCTCACTGAAACCGATTCCGGTTTTGAACTGCGCTCTCAAAATGGGCATAAGGTTTTAAGATTTTCAAAAGATACAACTACATATACTATATCGGGTCAAGAATATAAAAATTTTGAAAATATAAAAAATGAACTGCACGAGATATTAAAATCTTTAGAATTGTGTGGTATTAATAAATTTACTCGAGTGGCGATCCGAAAAATAAATATTATTGAATTTCAAATTCCAGAAAAGACTGACTTGTCGCCAATGGAAGTTATGGAAATATTATTGAACCCCGATTTAATAAATAATGCTTCTTACTTCCCCAATACTCATTTAATTCAACAAAACATTCACACTATCGATTACGTTAAAGACAATAATCGACTGAAATTAAGATATGGTTTAGTGTTACCAGCCACAAATGAAAAGATTGGACATGTCTTAGTTGATATCGATAGATTTAAAGTTAGCGATATTGAACATAAAGATTTTATGGATTTAGCTACTAAAATGAATACAGAAATATTCAATATTTTTAATTGGGCAATAAGTAAAAATGCAATTGAAGAACTAAAACATTGATTATGTTGACCTTTAAGATAATATCAGATAATAAAAATTTTGACCCAGAAGGACTTGCTATGTATTGTGATAATGTTTGGCATGATCGTGATGTTACTTATTCACCTAGTTTGCAATCTCAAGTTTCCAAATCTTCTACTAAAATTCTGATAGTAGGCACAGCTTTAGCATTAACTTGTATAAGTGATGCTCAAGCAGCAAAAGAGGTTTTATTTCAACAGGATAAAAATGAAAATATCACACTTGAAAATTATCAAAACTTAGTAGATACCCCTTTTTCGGAATACGAATTAGAATTAAACAATCATTTTTACAAAAAAAAATCAGTTAAGGAGGAACTTATAAAAGAGATTGTATCTTTCGAATCCTTAAAAATGAACTGGGACGGTTTTAGTGCTTATCCATTAGAAGTAGAAAGT harbors:
- a CDS encoding branched-chain amino acid ABC transporter permease, which encodes MYGQLLFNTIVTGFLLALVAVGFNLIFNTTKVFHLAHGALYVIGAYALLQFMEMFNVSNTVTVVLALTGSLIVIALIAVLIEKLIYQPLSKKKASQAISLISSVGIYIFLINLIALLYGNETKFVDPHLGSSFSLVGLTIVPIQLVQLIVSVILIGSILLFTKTKWFLKVRAMISEETVASVLGVNTKAIRIWTMAIGSILAGIAAILHLFDTGMDPHRGMTITLSAAVAVIIGGKGSVKGTVLASLLIAFLQTATEWFISAQWKEGMTFLLLILVILWRTEGIVSFKMRVEEK
- a CDS encoding branched-chain amino acid ABC transporter permease yields the protein MNYLLHILIMVEIYLILALAMNLLAGYSGLLSLTQAAFYGIGAYAAALLLTKSGVSFSMALLGAIVFNLVACLPVVWFSIKLRDLFFALATLAWQIIVFAVLYNWTSITNGPFGITGIPKPELFGFSFSSLPSFAILGGVVALLVLLFFIGLHRTPLSRFFQGVRDDQLAMMTFGKSPAYYKTVAIMLSSGFSAVAGVLYATYFSYIDPTSFTLDESILIISMVLIGGLGTIKGSLAGALFYILLPELLRFLNIPDAVAANLRMMIYASILVLVVMYRPYGFFGKYKFE
- a CDS encoding TIGR04255 family protein, whose amino-acid sequence is MFGFPNVDRSEINHYSSNYLKSVVFQIKYETTDSIIKNKDTLTDQFSELLPRIKNSVQKGFEIAFKSDQTPILQPLTETDSGFELRSQNGHKVLRFSKDTTTYTISGQEYKNFENIKNELHEILKSLELCGINKFTRVAIRKINIIEFQIPEKTDLSPMEVMEILLNPDLINNASYFPNTHLIQQNIHTIDYVKDNNRLKLRYGLVLPATNEKIGHVLVDIDRFKVSDIEHKDFMDLATKMNTEIFNIFNWAISKNAIEELKH